A DNA window from Methanobrevibacter sp. contains the following coding sequences:
- a CDS encoding phosphoserine phosphatase, whose amino-acid sequence MKTGNGIVKKYSREYKRTLKSGEQKKYTTQQIQITIPKNEDIYQDKEEVLIIPNNEIENFKGLEEEIEFLKVANYFYVEEVEELQKKIDENLDFTSEYKKEIEKLKNEINSLKDIEDEYKSMKKSNIDSLKQENLNIKDKHSKLIVENENLKTKFTNIKIENENLKTRYTSIKEENKNLKNKCSNLKDEHATIKDSYNQISTKYDQLKQESFNTRTNYAEIYEMNENLEKEYDSLRLEYNELVDRFNELEEELYKVKSTKSHNEFIANKVKEFILKNGK is encoded by the coding sequence ATGAAAACTGGAAATGGTATTGTAAAAAAATATTCACGGGAGTATAAGCGGACGCTTAAAAGCGGCGAGCAGAAGAAATATACTACTCAACAAATACAAATCACCATTCCAAAAAATGAAGATATTTATCAGGACAAAGAAGAAGTTTTAATTATTCCAAATAACGAAATTGAAAATTTCAAGGGCCTAGAAGAAGAAATTGAATTTTTAAAAGTCGCTAATTATTTTTATGTTGAGGAAGTGGAAGAGTTGCAAAAAAAGATTGATGAAAATTTAGACTTTACTTCAGAATACAAAAAGGAAATTGAAAAATTAAAAAATGAAATCAATTCTTTAAAAGACATTGAAGATGAATACAAATCAATGAAAAAAAGTAACATTGACTCATTAAAGCAGGAAAACCTAAACATAAAAGATAAGCATTCCAAGTTAATTGTTGAAAATGAAAACCTGAAAACAAAATTTACCAATATTAAAATTGAAAATGAAAACCTGAAAACTAGATATACAAGCATTAAAGAAGAAAATAAGAATCTTAAAAACAAATGTTCTAACTTAAAAGACGAACATGCAACTATTAAAGACAGTTACAATCAAATTTCAACTAAATATGACCAGTTAAAACAAGAAAGTTTCAACACAAGAACCAACTATGCCGAAATATATGAAATGAACGAAAATTTAGAAAAAGAATATGATTCACTTCGTCTAGAATATAATGAGTTAGTTGACAGATTCAATGAGTTGGAAGAAGAATTGTATAAAGTCAAGTCCACAAAATCCCATAACGAATTTATTGCAAACAAAGTTAAAGAATTTATTTTAAAAAACGGGAAGTAA
- a CDS encoding FmdE family protein produces the protein MLVLLMMGGVCANDIDESTLGDSNSTDIQQDGMPQEDLANLNVAVNYQYSEDNGKINPTIMVNNKHIVSKEYNSSSNYYNVVINSTNADKLNISIYAPGYLTQYKIITPVGNSVLPNVTFDMKASESYKLGHEVTVQADKYLDFDNADDVLAITTAGVAKYKGKTSEDTMEAIVNYGKVSYSNILMLRQSAVDPIDFAFIVKKGNELKAVVFQNGSTKYSYLGTISENMTKSQWNKYYKAVVGENSWAFASLANGWSAGVSREILQEAAFHGHICEGTLGGYSIIQALLKYYPPEQETNPGGVGSPADITAYKVLGVPGGSDDDAALFFLDDTIGKTGYTGMNTTNTGATENMIGFIKWNAKLKTGDLIIMSFNSTKLKKLFTKETKINPDGGSLEELKYCSWWIKKINSNPEKLVDFLYEFTGLTEEHYNYLMGTTANVTYDGEPAEYGVDGHGLDLKYILSLNLPSATRATVSDDGHSKLTDAEIKQIGTDAANEAKKIFKDELGIDIERDDVDFLALTDAGYAFLNGQDTVIARDGIFEVFGGTLYSQNLLSLHQAVWKPLWFAFAIRYPDSDLVNMIYLRYNPDTKDFFVGNLDGKRVVDIGFETLNNSAKLRAIEKTFVPDGNWFNVQTIINAWNEHPLFDQMATFLYHAHVCPGVQPGFFITDYIQNNYPLSENESYTYIASNIYCKDDSLTYLLDLSPGLGNFFVQKLPKNETENGLSQGVLIVWDDNLKIGRAMIVNFQNGKIDTSKYVTSEAQRANMIKGFIDMYGNRPNDDIKSRPTITTVSEKWITEEQFNMLKQGVGAGFNSISYLKSLANVTKEDLLKAMNQNSNNSNSNSNTNSNSSSNSNSNSNSNAQVPNVNPSQSSSVGTSGSVISSPSASVSAQNNEADDSQNDQGDAKSYEISKSPAAKSVDSNSLIYALIGVLAIGILLGVGYIKRDKK, from the coding sequence ATGCTTGTTTTGCTAATGATGGGTGGTGTTTGTGCAAATGATATTGATGAATCAACTCTTGGAGATTCAAATTCCACTGATATTCAACAGGATGGTATGCCTCAAGAGGATTTGGCAAATTTAAATGTTGCCGTTAATTATCAATATTCTGAAGATAATGGAAAAATAAATCCGACTATTATGGTTAATAATAAACATATTGTCTCAAAAGAGTATAATAGTTCATCCAACTATTATAATGTTGTAATTAACTCTACAAATGCGGATAAACTTAATATTTCTATTTATGCACCTGGATACTTAACTCAATATAAAATTATCACTCCTGTAGGTAACTCTGTTTTACCTAATGTTACCTTTGATATGAAAGCCTCTGAAAGTTACAAATTAGGACATGAAGTAACTGTTCAGGCGGATAAATATCTTGATTTTGACAATGCGGATGATGTTTTGGCCATCACTACAGCAGGTGTTGCAAAATATAAAGGTAAAACTAGTGAAGATACAATGGAAGCAATTGTTAACTATGGCAAGGTATCTTATAGTAATATATTGATGTTACGTCAAAGTGCTGTTGATCCTATTGACTTTGCTTTTATTGTTAAAAAAGGAAATGAGTTAAAAGCTGTCGTTTTCCAAAACGGGTCTACAAAATATTCATATTTGGGCACTATTTCTGAGAACATGACTAAATCCCAATGGAATAAATATTACAAAGCGGTTGTAGGTGAAAATTCATGGGCTTTTGCAAGTTTGGCAAATGGTTGGTCTGCTGGTGTTTCTAGAGAGATTCTTCAAGAAGCTGCTTTCCATGGTCATATTTGTGAAGGTACTTTAGGCGGATACAGTATTATTCAAGCTTTATTGAAGTACTATCCTCCTGAACAAGAAACAAATCCTGGCGGTGTCGGCTCTCCTGCGGATATAACTGCATATAAAGTACTTGGCGTTCCTGGCGGATCAGATGATGATGCTGCATTATTCTTTTTAGATGATACAATTGGTAAAACTGGTTATACTGGTATGAACACTACTAATACTGGCGCTACTGAAAATATGATCGGTTTTATTAAATGGAATGCTAAATTAAAAACTGGTGATTTAATTATCATGTCCTTTAATTCTACTAAACTTAAAAAACTCTTTACTAAAGAAACTAAAATAAACCCTGATGGTGGAAGTTTAGAAGAATTGAAATATTGTTCCTGGTGGATTAAAAAAATTAACAGTAATCCTGAAAAATTAGTCGATTTCTTATATGAATTTACAGGTTTGACTGAAGAACATTATAATTACTTGATGGGAACTACTGCAAATGTAACCTATGATGGTGAACCTGCAGAATATGGTGTTGATGGTCATGGATTAGACTTAAAATATATTTTATCATTAAATCTCCCGTCAGCTACAAGGGCTACTGTTTCTGATGATGGTCATTCTAAATTAACTGATGCTGAAATTAAACAAATAGGTACCGATGCAGCTAATGAAGCTAAGAAAATATTTAAAGATGAATTGGGTATTGACATTGAAAGAGATGACGTTGATTTCCTTGCTTTAACTGATGCAGGATACGCTTTCTTAAATGGTCAAGATACTGTAATTGCACGTGATGGTATTTTTGAAGTATTTGGAGGAACCTTATACAGTCAAAACTTATTAAGTCTCCACCAAGCTGTATGGAAACCTTTATGGTTTGCGTTTGCAATCCGTTATCCTGATTCTGATTTAGTAAATATGATTTACTTAAGATATAATCCTGATACTAAAGATTTCTTCGTTGGAAATCTTGACGGTAAAAGGGTTGTCGATATTGGATTTGAAACATTAAACAATAGTGCTAAATTAAGGGCTATTGAAAAAACTTTTGTTCCTGATGGAAACTGGTTTAATGTGCAAACTATTATTAATGCATGGAATGAACATCCGTTATTTGACCAAATGGCAACTTTCTTGTACCATGCTCACGTATGTCCTGGTGTACAACCTGGATTTTTCATAACTGATTATATCCAGAATAATTATCCATTAAGTGAAAACGAGTCTTACACTTACATTGCATCTAACATTTATTGTAAAGATGATAGTCTAACTTATTTATTAGATTTGTCTCCTGGTTTAGGTAATTTCTTTGTACAAAAATTACCAAAAAATGAAACCGAAAACGGTTTATCACAAGGTGTTCTTATTGTATGGGATGACAATCTTAAAATAGGTAGGGCAATGATTGTAAATTTCCAAAATGGTAAAATTGACACCAGCAAATATGTAACTAGTGAAGCACAACGTGCTAATATGATTAAAGGATTTATTGACATGTATGGTAATAGACCTAATGATGACATTAAATCCAGACCGACTATTACAACTGTAAGTGAAAAATGGATTACTGAAGAACAATTTAACATGTTAAAACAAGGCGTAGGTGCGGGATTCAATTCTATTTCCTACTTGAAAAGTCTTGCTAATGTTACTAAAGAAGATTTATTAAAAGCTATGAATCAGAACTCTAATAATAGCAATTCAAATTCAAACACAAATTCTAATTCTAGCTCAAATAGTAATTCTAACAGTAATTCAAATGCACAAGTGCCTAATGTCAATCCTTCACAATCCAGTAGTGTTGGAACTTCAGGTTCTGTAATTTCCAGTCCATCTGCAAGTGTTTCTGCTCAAAATAATGAAGCTGATGATTCACAAAATGACCAAGGGGATGCAAAATCATATGAAATTTCCAAATCTCCAGCTGCTAAATCTGTTGATTCAAATAGTTTAATATATGCTTTAATTGGTGTATTGGCTATTGGAATATTATTAGGTGTAGGTTATATAAAACGTGATAAAAAATAG
- a CDS encoding zinc ribbon domain-containing protein: MGFCNSCGRPIVKADYGTNKDGSLNPEFCCDCYQNGEYTEPDITLQEMIIRKTREMMDKNPRLSETQATGITAFVIPGLKRWNPEFQDDY; the protein is encoded by the coding sequence ATGGGATTTTGCAATTCATGTGGCAGACCAATTGTAAAAGCAGATTATGGAACCAATAAGGATGGAAGTTTAAATCCGGAATTTTGTTGTGATTGTTATCAAAATGGTGAATACACTGAACCGGATATAACTCTACAGGAAATGATTATAAGAAAAACAAGGGAAATGATGGATAAAAATCCGAGATTATCCGAAACACAAGCAACTGGTATTACAGCGTTTGTTATTCCTGGACTTAAGAGATGGAATCCTGAGTTTCAGGATGATTACTAA
- a CDS encoding bifunctional 5,6,7,8-tetrahydromethanopterin hydro-lyase/3-hexulose-6-phosphate synthase — MYKIGEALIGDGPELAHIDLLIGDKFGPVGQAFANGLSNLSVGHTPLTSVIRPNLMTKPATLIIPKVTVGDLEDAGKIFGPAQTAVARAVADAVEDGYIPKEIVEDIVINVSVFIDPSAKDYRKIYQYNYGATKLAIRRAMEDYPSIDKVLAEKDRGTHPIMGFKVKKLWSPPYLQVALDLDNEAAMEKIINDLPDNDRILLEAGTPLVKKFGVGIIGKIRALRPDAFIIADLKTLDVGRVEVKMAADETADAVAISGLGTVESIAKAIHETQKQGIYSILDMMNVAEFEEKLAKLPEGLKPDIVLLHRNVDMETYRAEHGEDTSDMTEWGNIKDIKAKLGDKGLIAVAGGIKPNNVEEAINKGANIIIAGRYIIGSRDVRRAAQDFLEHFDPDPDNMRLAMDEDENIEVKDE, encoded by the coding sequence ATGTATAAAATAGGAGAAGCTCTTATTGGAGATGGCCCTGAATTAGCACACATTGATTTATTAATCGGTGATAAATTTGGCCCTGTTGGTCAGGCTTTTGCTAATGGTTTATCAAACTTATCTGTAGGACACACTCCTTTAACAAGTGTAATTAGACCAAATTTAATGACTAAACCAGCTACTTTAATCATTCCTAAAGTAACTGTTGGAGATTTAGAAGATGCAGGCAAAATATTTGGACCTGCACAAACTGCTGTTGCAAGAGCAGTAGCTGATGCAGTAGAAGACGGATACATTCCAAAAGAAATTGTGGAAGACATCGTGATAAATGTAAGTGTATTCATAGATCCTTCTGCTAAAGATTACAGAAAAATTTATCAATACAACTACGGCGCAACTAAATTGGCTATCAGAAGAGCAATGGAAGATTATCCATCTATTGACAAAGTATTGGCAGAAAAAGACCGTGGAACTCACCCGATTATGGGATTCAAAGTCAAAAAACTTTGGTCACCACCATACCTGCAAGTTGCACTTGACTTAGATAATGAAGCGGCAATGGAAAAAATCATTAATGATCTGCCTGACAACGACAGGATTTTACTCGAAGCAGGTACTCCGCTCGTTAAAAAATTCGGTGTCGGAATTATCGGAAAAATCAGAGCATTACGTCCTGATGCATTCATTATAGCTGATTTAAAAACTTTAGATGTGGGTCGTGTAGAAGTTAAAATGGCTGCAGACGAAACTGCTGATGCAGTGGCTATTTCCGGTCTTGGTACTGTTGAATCTATTGCAAAAGCCATCCATGAAACTCAAAAACAAGGAATCTATTCAATCCTTGACATGATGAACGTGGCTGAATTTGAAGAAAAGTTAGCTAAACTTCCTGAAGGATTAAAACCGGATATTGTTTTATTACACAGAAATGTTGATATGGAAACCTACAGAGCAGAACATGGTGAAGATACAAGCGACATGACTGAATGGGGTAATATTAAAGATATTAAAGCAAAACTCGGTGATAAAGGACTTATTGCTGTTGCTGGTGGTATCAAACCTAACAATGTTGAAGAAGCTATTAACAAAGGTGCAAACATCATTATTGCCGGCAGATACATTATCGGTTCTAGAGATGTAAGAAGGGCTGCACAAGACTTCTTAGAACATTTCGACCCGGATCCTGACAACATGAGACTTGCTATGGATGAAGATGAAAATATTGAAGTGAAAGACGAGTAA
- a CDS encoding DUF2162 family putative transporter, giving the protein MGFSLLWSVGLIVSIIIFALLMGLVVSSNIKSNGNLAKLTICSFVSTLIIVYLLDLFKVQLNSIMGIYNYTLLFLIAFLLMLAGYIIIKEKSHERTFMQVILLSYLSFILMTVICIGSKESIFGLNSLQVSLLTSVLFNLVILCVFFGCKKLKLIDNSYKNFGSMYFILGIYCLVVSLFLPNIISVNMGDMSTINIVSIEYTAFTFVLLIVIAVLGLLYYKKNTLLK; this is encoded by the coding sequence ATGGGGTTTAGTTTATTGTGGTCAGTTGGCCTTATTGTTTCGATAATAATTTTTGCTTTATTGATGGGGTTGGTTGTTAGTTCTAATATTAAGTCTAATGGAAATTTGGCTAAATTAACTATATGTTCATTTGTATCTACTTTGATTATTGTTTATCTCCTTGACTTATTTAAAGTCCAGTTAAATTCAATTATGGGCATTTATAACTATACTCTATTGTTTTTAATTGCATTTCTGCTAATGCTGGCAGGATATATAATTATCAAAGAAAAAAGTCATGAAAGAACATTTATGCAAGTTATTTTACTGTCTTATTTAAGTTTTATTCTGATGACTGTAATTTGTATTGGATCTAAAGAGTCTATTTTCGGATTAAATTCTCTGCAAGTTAGTTTATTAACATCAGTCTTGTTTAATCTTGTTATTCTTTGTGTGTTCTTTGGTTGTAAAAAATTAAAGTTAATTGATAATTCATATAAAAATTTTGGAAGTATGTATTTTATATTGGGAATTTATTGTTTGGTTGTTTCACTATTCCTTCCAAATATTATCTCTGTTAATATGGGGGATATGAGCACTATTAATATTGTTTCAATAGAATATACTGCTTTTACATTTGTTTTATTAATTGTAATTGCTGTTTTAGGTTTATTATATTATAAAAAAAATACGTTGTTAAAATGA